In a genomic window of Pseudomonas mohnii:
- a CDS encoding translation initiation factor 2: MRKGPLCLMLVTLSIVAPAHGEESASGGSSTPLSLSAGSQITELQQRLKESERQREELSKQLQNADGERESPVLARLRQENQRLKLQLKEAQASSPLPRLLTDQQQWFVIGAGVALLALLCGIFASGASRKRRQWLN; encoded by the coding sequence ATGCGCAAGGGTCCGTTGTGTCTGATGTTGGTCACGTTGTCGATCGTGGCCCCCGCCCACGGTGAAGAAAGCGCCAGCGGCGGTAGTTCGACGCCGCTGTCACTGAGCGCTGGCAGCCAGATCACCGAGTTGCAACAGCGTCTTAAGGAAAGCGAGCGGCAACGGGAAGAACTGAGCAAACAACTGCAAAATGCCGATGGCGAGCGCGAAAGCCCCGTGCTGGCCCGATTGCGTCAGGAGAACCAGCGCTTGAAGCTGCAGCTCAAGGAGGCCCAGGCCAGCAGCCCGCTGCCGCGCTTGCTGACCGATCAGCAACAATGGTTCGTCATCGGCGCCGGAGTTGCGCTATTGGCCCTGCTCTGCGGTATCTTCGCCAGTGGTGCAAGTCGAAAACGTCGACAATGGCTAAATTGA
- a CDS encoding YciI family protein produces MLYAIIATDVANSLEARLAARPAHLERLQALKGEGRIVLAGPHPAVDSNDPGAAGFTGSLIVAEFDSLSAAQAWADADPYIAAGVYANVSVKPFKQVLP; encoded by the coding sequence ATGCTTTACGCAATCATTGCCACAGACGTCGCCAACTCCCTGGAAGCTCGCCTGGCCGCCCGGCCAGCGCACCTTGAGCGTCTGCAAGCGCTCAAGGGCGAAGGTCGCATCGTATTGGCCGGCCCGCATCCGGCGGTCGACAGCAATGATCCGGGCGCGGCGGGTTTCACCGGCAGTCTGATCGTCGCCGAATTCGACTCCCTGAGCGCTGCCCAGGCCTGGGCCGACGCCGATCCGTATATCGCCGCAGGCGTCTACGCCAACGTTTCGGTCAAGCCGTTCAAGCAAGTCCTGCCGTAA
- a CDS encoding septation protein A: MKQFIDFIPLLLFFIVFKIDPRVVDIAGHEVTVGGIYSATAMLIISSLVVYGTLFIKQRKLEKSQWLTLIACLVFGSLTLAFHSETFLKWKAPVVNWLFALAFIGSHFVGEQLLIKRIMGHALTLPDAVWTRLNIAWIVFFLFCGAANLFVAFTFQSYWVDFKVFGSLGMTLLFLVGQGIYLSRHLHDADTTTPKTED; this comes from the coding sequence GTGAAACAATTCATCGATTTCATCCCCCTCCTGCTGTTTTTCATCGTCTTCAAGATTGATCCAAGGGTCGTCGACATTGCCGGCCACGAGGTCACTGTAGGCGGCATCTACAGCGCCACCGCGATGCTCATCATCAGTTCCCTGGTGGTCTACGGCACGCTGTTCATCAAACAGCGCAAGCTGGAGAAGAGCCAGTGGCTGACCCTGATCGCCTGCCTGGTCTTCGGCAGCCTGACCTTGGCGTTCCACAGCGAGACCTTCCTGAAATGGAAGGCCCCGGTGGTCAACTGGCTGTTCGCCCTTGCGTTCATTGGCAGCCATTTCGTCGGTGAGCAGTTGCTGATCAAACGCATCATGGGCCACGCGCTGACCCTGCCTGATGCCGTCTGGACCCGCCTGAACATCGCCTGGATCGTGTTCTTCCTGTTTTGCGGTGCCGCCAATCTCTTTGTCGCGTTCACCTTCCAGAGCTACTGGGTCGACTTCAAGGTCTTCGGCAGCCTGGGAATGACCTTGCTGTTCCTGGTTGGTCAAGGTATCTACCTGTCCCGCCACCTGCACGATGCCGATACCACCACGCCAAAAACCGAGGACTGA
- a CDS encoding response regulator transcription factor produces the protein MSELLLIDDDQELCELLSSWLSQEGFQVRACHDGQSARRALAETSPAAVVLDVMLPDGSGLELLKQLRSDHPDLPVLMLSARGEPLDRILGLELGADDYLAKPCDPRELTARLRAVLRRSHPAAVSSQLELGDLCFSPVRGVVSIDEQEFTLTVSESRLLEALLKQPGEPLDKQELAQIALGRKLTLYDRSLDMHVSNLRKKIGPHPDGRPRIVALRSRGYYYSL, from the coding sequence ATGAGCGAGCTGTTACTTATTGATGATGACCAGGAGTTGTGCGAGCTCCTGAGCAGTTGGCTGAGCCAGGAAGGCTTTCAAGTCCGAGCCTGTCACGATGGCCAGAGCGCCCGTCGTGCACTGGCCGAAACGTCTCCGGCAGCCGTCGTGCTGGATGTGATGTTGCCGGATGGCAGCGGCCTGGAACTGCTCAAGCAACTGCGCAGCGATCACCCCGACTTGCCGGTGCTGATGCTATCGGCCCGCGGTGAACCTTTGGACCGCATCCTAGGCCTGGAACTGGGTGCCGACGATTACCTCGCCAAACCCTGCGACCCGCGGGAACTGACCGCCCGCCTGCGAGCGGTGCTACGCCGCAGCCACCCGGCGGCCGTTTCCAGCCAGCTGGAACTGGGCGATCTGTGTTTCAGCCCGGTGCGCGGCGTAGTCAGCATCGACGAACAGGAATTTACCCTCACCGTCTCCGAAAGCCGCTTGCTGGAAGCCTTGCTCAAGCAACCCGGCGAGCCACTGGACAAACAGGAATTGGCGCAAATCGCCCTCGGTCGCAAACTGACGCTGTACGACCGCAGCCTGGACATGCACGTCAGCAACCTTCGCAAGAAGATCGGCCCGCACCCCGATGGCCGTCCGCGCATCGTCGCGCTGCGCAGCCGTGGTTACTACTACAGCCTGTAA
- the rluB gene encoding 23S rRNA pseudouridine(2605) synthase RluB produces MSINDQQDDQPIGPAGEKLQKVLARIGVGSRRDVEAWISHGRIKVNGKDATLGQRVDMHDAITIDGKVIKREEAAESVRRVIMYNKPDGEICTRVDPEGRPTVFDKLPRPKEGRWINIGRLDINTTGLLMFTTDGELANRLMHPSYEMDREYAVRVRGEVDDEMIERLKAGVVLEDGPARFTDIQQAPGGEGFNHWYHCVVMEGRNREVRRLWESQGLVVSRLKRVRFGPVFLNSDLPMGRWREMSQYEVDILSAEVGLTPVAMPQLNAKSKDKLERMQRKSSRPMAKTERVRTLRPAAGAPAAPRESREPQIEGERPGRKPVARQDGERGPRTPRPANGRTERGEGRGAPAGRGTPVADRPVDTKRPAKPAPKRPGIKLVEGDKPSGKRRGAPAGSGQRPGFGRRKPE; encoded by the coding sequence ATGAGTATCAACGACCAGCAAGACGACCAGCCAATCGGCCCAGCAGGCGAAAAACTGCAGAAAGTCCTCGCCCGTATCGGCGTCGGCTCGCGCCGTGACGTGGAAGCCTGGATCAGCCACGGCCGCATCAAGGTCAACGGCAAAGACGCCACCCTTGGCCAGCGCGTCGACATGCACGACGCCATCACCATCGATGGCAAGGTGATCAAGCGCGAAGAAGCCGCCGAGTCGGTACGCCGCGTGATCATGTACAACAAACCCGACGGCGAAATCTGCACCCGTGTCGATCCGGAAGGGCGTCCGACCGTGTTCGACAAGCTGCCGCGTCCGAAAGAAGGGCGCTGGATCAACATCGGTCGCCTGGACATCAACACCACGGGGTTGCTGATGTTCACCACCGACGGTGAGCTGGCCAACCGCCTGATGCACCCGTCCTACGAGATGGACCGCGAATACGCCGTGCGTGTACGCGGCGAAGTCGATGACGAGATGATCGAGCGCCTGAAAGCGGGTGTCGTGCTCGAAGACGGCCCGGCGCGTTTCACCGATATCCAGCAGGCTCCGGGTGGAGAAGGTTTCAACCACTGGTACCACTGCGTGGTGATGGAAGGTCGCAATCGCGAAGTCCGTCGTCTGTGGGAATCCCAAGGGTTGGTGGTCAGCCGTCTGAAGCGCGTGCGTTTTGGTCCGGTGTTCCTCAACTCCGACCTGCCGATGGGCCGCTGGCGCGAAATGAGCCAGTACGAAGTCGACATTCTTAGTGCCGAAGTCGGCTTGACCCCGGTGGCCATGCCGCAACTGAACGCCAAAAGCAAAGACAAGCTTGAGCGTATGCAGCGCAAGTCGTCGCGTCCAATGGCCAAGACCGAGCGCGTACGTACCCTGCGTCCGGCTGCTGGCGCGCCTGCCGCACCGCGTGAAAGCCGCGAGCCGCAGATCGAAGGTGAGCGTCCGGGGCGCAAGCCTGTTGCACGCCAGGATGGCGAGCGCGGTCCACGCACTCCGCGTCCGGCCAATGGCCGCACCGAGCGTGGTGAAGGTCGCGGTGCTCCAGCCGGTCGCGGTACGCCGGTCGCCGATCGCCCAGTCGACACCAAGCGTCCGGCCAAGCCGGCACCAAAGCGTCCGGGGATCAAGCTGGTCGAGGGTGACAAGCCTTCCGGCAAGCGTCGTGGCGCACCGGCCGGTTCGGGTCAGCGTCCGGGCTTTGGTCGTCGTAAGCCGGAGTGA
- a CDS encoding L-threonylcarbamoyladenylate synthase codes for MSQFFQIHPENPQARLIKQAVEIIRNGGVVIYPTDSSYAIGCQIGDKNAVERVRRLRGLDDKHNFALICSDLSQLGLFAKIDTGLFRLLKAHLPGPYTFILNATREVPRLLLHPKKRTIGLRVPSHPIALALLEELGEPLMSVTLILPGETDPMTDPYEMRQVLEHQVDLIIDGGFGGVKASTVINLADGEPEVIRIGCGDPTPFMAEA; via the coding sequence GTGAGTCAATTTTTCCAGATTCATCCGGAAAACCCGCAAGCGCGCCTGATCAAGCAGGCGGTCGAAATCATCCGCAACGGCGGGGTGGTGATTTATCCCACAGACTCGTCCTACGCCATTGGTTGCCAGATCGGCGACAAGAATGCCGTGGAGCGCGTGCGCCGGTTGCGCGGGCTGGATGACAAGCACAATTTCGCGCTGATTTGCAGTGACCTTTCGCAATTGGGACTGTTCGCCAAGATCGACACGGGCCTTTTCCGCTTGCTCAAGGCCCATCTACCGGGCCCGTACACCTTCATTCTCAACGCCACCCGTGAAGTGCCGCGCCTGCTGTTGCACCCGAAAAAACGCACCATCGGCCTGCGGGTGCCGAGCCATCCGATTGCCTTGGCGCTGCTCGAAGAGCTCGGCGAGCCGCTGATGAGCGTGACTCTGATCCTGCCCGGCGAAACCGACCCGATGACCGATCCCTATGAAATGCGCCAGGTGCTTGAGCATCAGGTTGACCTGATCATCGACGGCGGTTTCGGCGGGGTTAAGGCGTCCACCGTGATCAACCTCGCTGACGGCGAGCCGGAAGTGATCCGCATCGGTTGCGGCGATCCCACGCCGTTCATGGCCGAGGCCTAG
- the scpB gene encoding SMC-Scp complex subunit ScpB, which yields MNLSEPRELAPLLEAFLLASGKPQSLERLFELFEEGERPEPPVFKKALTILAKSCDGRAFELKEVASGYRLQIREKFSPWVGRLWEERPQRYSRAMLETIALIAYRQPITRGEIEDVRGVAVNSQIVKTLMEREWIRIVGYRDVPGKPAMFATTKAFLDHFNLKNLDDLPPLAELRELEPDPVLDFDDAPVPAGLQELADASAEPEEPKEETSFHTLLLELDSMEEGIKTDFDDLLRDGEVSATDPESADVQPDTEAVQIEPEPDLEVEPEPDIEPEQDDDILGVAEAREKLLAAVAALEQPKPELSDEEAEALALAEAIEAERREFED from the coding sequence ATGAACCTGAGTGAACCCCGCGAGCTGGCACCTTTGCTCGAAGCCTTTCTGTTGGCCTCGGGAAAACCGCAATCCCTCGAGCGCCTGTTCGAACTCTTCGAAGAGGGCGAGCGGCCGGAGCCACCGGTTTTCAAGAAAGCGTTGACGATACTCGCCAAGTCCTGCGATGGCCGCGCCTTTGAGCTGAAGGAGGTCGCGTCCGGGTATCGCCTGCAAATCCGCGAAAAGTTTTCGCCGTGGGTCGGCCGCTTGTGGGAGGAGCGCCCGCAGCGCTATTCCCGCGCCATGCTCGAGACCATCGCCCTGATCGCCTACCGCCAGCCGATCACCCGTGGCGAGATCGAGGACGTGCGGGGTGTGGCGGTCAACAGTCAGATCGTCAAAACGCTGATGGAGCGCGAGTGGATTCGCATCGTCGGATACCGCGACGTGCCGGGCAAGCCGGCAATGTTCGCCACCACCAAGGCGTTTCTCGATCACTTCAACCTGAAAAACCTCGACGACCTGCCGCCGCTGGCCGAATTGCGCGAACTGGAGCCCGATCCGGTGCTCGATTTCGACGATGCGCCAGTGCCTGCCGGTCTGCAAGAACTGGCGGACGCCAGCGCCGAGCCGGAAGAGCCCAAGGAAGAAACCAGTTTCCATACGCTGTTGCTGGAATTGGACAGCATGGAGGAGGGGATCAAGACCGATTTCGATGATTTGTTGCGTGATGGCGAGGTTTCCGCGACTGATCCGGAGTCCGCTGACGTTCAGCCGGACACCGAAGCCGTGCAGATCGAGCCGGAGCCTGACCTGGAAGTCGAGCCCGAACCAGACATCGAGCCGGAACAGGACGACGACATTCTCGGTGTCGCCGAAGCCCGGGAAAAACTGCTGGCGGCGGTTGCTGCCCTGGAACAGCCGAAACCTGAGCTTAGCGATGAAGAGGCCGAAGCCTTGGCTTTAGCCGAAGCCATCGAAGCTGAACGCCGCGAATTCGAAGACTGA
- a CDS encoding PHP domain-containing protein, protein MNVDLHCHSTASDGALAPAVLVARAFEKGVRVLALTDHDTLEGLDEARNAANALGMQLINGVELSCTWGGATIHVLGYGFDVNAAPLVEAIAKLHDGRWLRSEEISRKLALKGMPGALEGAREIQQELGDSGNAPARPHFADWMVREGFVKDRAEAFRKWLGAGKLGDVKLHWPTLEDTVETLRAAKAWVSLAHPWHYDFTRSKRRRLIADYIQAGGHAIEVVNGHQPAEQVGSLAILAREFGLLVSAGSDFHGPGGWSEIGEYRPVPEDLPPLWCRFKHDPIIAAV, encoded by the coding sequence GTGAATGTTGATTTGCACTGCCATAGCACGGCCTCCGATGGCGCCCTGGCGCCTGCGGTTCTGGTTGCGCGTGCGTTCGAGAAAGGCGTGCGAGTCCTGGCCTTGACCGATCACGATACCCTCGAGGGCCTCGACGAGGCCCGCAACGCAGCGAACGCGCTGGGGATGCAACTGATCAACGGTGTCGAATTGTCCTGTACCTGGGGCGGTGCGACCATTCATGTATTGGGCTACGGTTTCGACGTCAATGCCGCGCCGTTGGTCGAGGCAATCGCCAAATTGCATGACGGTCGCTGGTTGCGATCCGAAGAAATCAGCCGAAAACTGGCGCTCAAAGGCATGCCGGGCGCGCTGGAAGGCGCACGGGAGATCCAGCAGGAATTGGGTGACAGCGGCAACGCGCCGGCCCGCCCGCACTTTGCCGACTGGATGGTGCGCGAAGGTTTCGTCAAGGATCGCGCCGAAGCGTTCCGCAAATGGCTGGGTGCCGGCAAGCTGGGCGACGTCAAGCTACATTGGCCGACCCTGGAAGATACCGTTGAAACGCTGCGCGCAGCCAAAGCCTGGGTCAGTCTGGCGCATCCCTGGCATTACGATTTCACTCGCAGTAAACGTCGCCGCCTGATTGCCGACTATATTCAAGCAGGGGGCCACGCGATTGAAGTGGTCAATGGCCATCAGCCCGCCGAGCAAGTGGGCAGCCTGGCCATTCTCGCCCGGGAGTTTGGTCTGCTGGTCAGCGCCGGCAGTGATTTTCATGGCCCTGGAGGCTGGTCCGAGATCGGTGAGTACCGCCCGGTTCCGGAGGATCTGCCACCACTGTGGTGTCGATTCAAACATGACCCAATTATTGCCGCCGTCTGA
- a CDS encoding amino acid permease has product MSGQNSHSGELKRGLKNRHIQLIALGGAIGTGLFLGSAGVLKSAGPSMILGYAICGFIAFMIMRQLGEMIVEEPVAGSFSHFAHKYWGGFAGFLSGWNCWILYILVGMSELTAVGKYIHYWAPHIPSWVTAAGFFVLINLINLANVKVFGEAEFWFAIIKVVAIVGMIGLGSYLLVSGHGGPQASVSNLWSHGGFFPNGVSGLVMAMAIIMFSFGGLEMLGFTAAEADKPKTVIPKAINQVIYRILIFYIGALVILLSLTPWDSLLQTLNASGDSYSGSPFVQVFSMLGSNTAAHILNFVVLTAALSVYNSGTYCNSRMLLGMAEQGDAPKALAKIDKRGVPVRSILASAAVTLIAVLLNYLIPQNALELLMSLVVATLVINWAMISFSHFKFRQHMNKTRQTPLFKALWYPYGNYICLAFVAFILGVMLLIPGIQISVYAIPVWIVFMWVCYGIKNKRSARQALQAASAK; this is encoded by the coding sequence ATGAGTGGACAAAACTCGCATTCAGGCGAGCTGAAACGCGGCCTGAAAAATCGCCACATTCAACTGATTGCCCTCGGTGGCGCGATTGGTACCGGTTTGTTCCTCGGCTCGGCCGGGGTACTGAAATCCGCCGGCCCGTCGATGATCCTCGGCTATGCCATTTGCGGCTTCATTGCCTTCATGATCATGCGCCAACTGGGCGAAATGATCGTTGAAGAGCCGGTGGCCGGTTCCTTCAGTCACTTCGCACACAAGTACTGGGGCGGTTTCGCCGGCTTCCTGTCGGGCTGGAACTGCTGGATCCTGTACATTCTGGTGGGCATGTCGGAGCTGACCGCCGTCGGCAAATACATTCACTACTGGGCGCCGCACATCCCGAGCTGGGTCACGGCTGCTGGCTTCTTCGTGCTGATCAACCTGATCAACCTGGCCAACGTCAAAGTCTTTGGCGAGGCCGAGTTCTGGTTCGCGATCATCAAGGTCGTGGCGATCGTCGGCATGATTGGCCTGGGCAGCTACCTGCTGGTCAGCGGTCACGGCGGCCCGCAAGCCTCGGTGAGCAACCTGTGGTCCCACGGCGGCTTCTTCCCGAATGGCGTCAGCGGTCTGGTGATGGCCATGGCGATCATCATGTTCTCCTTCGGTGGCCTGGAAATGCTCGGCTTCACCGCAGCCGAAGCCGACAAGCCGAAAACCGTGATCCCCAAAGCCATCAACCAGGTGATCTACCGCATTCTGATTTTCTACATCGGTGCGCTGGTTATCCTGCTGTCGCTGACCCCGTGGGACAGCCTGCTGCAGACCCTGAACGCATCCGGCGACTCCTACAGCGGCAGTCCTTTCGTCCAGGTGTTCTCGATGCTGGGTAGCAACACCGCCGCGCACATCCTCAACTTCGTGGTTCTGACGGCGGCGTTGTCGGTGTACAACAGCGGCACCTACTGCAATAGCCGCATGTTGCTGGGCATGGCCGAGCAGGGCGACGCGCCGAAAGCGCTGGCGAAGATCGACAAGCGCGGTGTGCCGGTGCGTTCGATCCTGGCCTCGGCTGCCGTGACGCTGATCGCGGTGCTGCTGAACTACCTGATCCCGCAAAACGCGCTGGAACTGCTGATGTCACTGGTGGTGGCTACCCTGGTGATCAACTGGGCGATGATCAGCTTCTCGCACTTCAAGTTCCGCCAGCACATGAACAAGACCCGCCAGACACCGCTGTTCAAGGCCCTGTGGTACCCGTACGGGAACTACATCTGCCTGGCGTTCGTGGCGTTCATCCTCGGCGTGATGCTGTTGATTCCGGGGATCCAGATCTCGGTGTATGCGATTCCGGTCTGGATCGTGTTCATGTGGGTCTGCTACGGCATCAAGAACAAGCGCAGTGCGCGACAGGCGCTGCAGGCTGCCAGCGCGAAGTAA
- a CDS encoding segregation and condensation protein A, which translates to MVYGQAVMEMPLDLYIPPDALEVFLEAFEGPLDLLLYLIRKQNINILDIPVAEITRQYMGYVELMQSVRLELAAEYLVMAAMLAEIKSRMLLPRAETVEDEEEDPRAELIRRLQEYERFKAAAEGIDGLSRVGRDVLVPKLDAPEARARKLLPDVRLSELLLSMAEVLRRGDMFESHQVSREALSTRERMSDVLERLKGGGFVPFVELFTAEEGRLGVVVTFMAILELVKESLVELVQNEPFAAIHVRARAE; encoded by the coding sequence ATGGTCTATGGCCAGGCGGTCATGGAAATGCCGCTGGACCTGTACATCCCGCCGGATGCGCTCGAAGTCTTTCTCGAAGCCTTCGAAGGCCCCCTCGATCTGCTGCTGTACCTGATCCGTAAACAGAACATCAATATCCTCGACATCCCGGTGGCGGAAATCACCCGTCAGTACATGGGGTATGTCGAGTTGATGCAGTCGGTGCGCCTGGAGCTGGCTGCCGAGTACCTGGTGATGGCCGCGATGCTGGCCGAGATCAAGTCGCGGATGCTCCTGCCACGGGCCGAAACCGTCGAAGACGAGGAAGAAGACCCGCGCGCCGAGCTGATCCGCCGCTTGCAAGAGTACGAGCGCTTCAAGGCCGCTGCCGAAGGCATCGATGGTCTGAGTCGCGTCGGTCGCGATGTGCTGGTGCCCAAGCTCGACGCCCCGGAAGCCCGGGCGCGCAAGCTGCTGCCGGACGTGCGGCTGTCGGAACTGCTGCTGTCCATGGCCGAAGTGCTGCGTCGCGGCGACATGTTCGAAAGCCACCAGGTCAGCCGCGAGGCGCTGTCCACCCGCGAACGCATGAGCGATGTGCTGGAACGGCTCAAGGGCGGCGGGTTTGTGCCGTTCGTCGAGCTGTTCACCGCCGAGGAAGGACGTCTGGGGGTGGTGGTGACTTTTATGGCGATCCTCGAGCTGGTCAAGGAATCCTTGGTCGAGCTGGTGCAGAATGAGCCGTTCGCAGCGATCCACGTGCGAGCCCGAGCCGAATAA